One Ignavibacterium sp. DNA segment encodes these proteins:
- a CDS encoding type II toxin-antitoxin system RelE/ParE family toxin: MKYKVVIDPQAKMDLKEIFGYVASNDGKQTADKLIDNLENAFYKFEKYPKRGHIPPELIDTGIKSYLEIHYKPYRIIYEIEKNSVYIHSILDGRRIIAEILSIRLLR; this comes from the coding sequence ATGAAGTACAAAGTTGTAATTGATCCGCAAGCAAAAATGGATCTGAAAGAAATATTTGGTTACGTTGCATCAAACGATGGTAAACAAACTGCTGACAAACTAATTGATAATTTGGAAAATGCGTTTTATAAATTCGAAAAATATCCAAAGCGCGGTCATATTCCTCCTGAACTGATTGATACAGGAATTAAAAGTTATTTAGAAATCCATTATAAACCATACCGAATCATCTACGAGATAGAAAAAAACTCAGTTTATATTCATTCCATTCTGGATGGAAGAAGAATTATCGCAGAGATATTAAGTATAAGATTGTTAAGATAA
- a CDS encoding DUF4221 family protein: MKFFNLIFILLILNYGCYKKQDNIILDKIGDVELEISNKETLTFIQNLVVDGENYITTLDTSINTINFYNIHTNKKKSSINLNSIYNVIIPGNNDILAVNLDSLIVISTLLNKITLVDKFGNKVNEWNIDNSPDYSILSIAPGSRGIFKDNKIILPTYRRGILIDDYLSLNKYYESTTNVILNLRSSSSKELKFFGHFPKAYTKESKNFYNFFPSFSIDNENNIILSFNKDHHVIIYNKEGTLIKEKMIKSKYINEFNDIKLNDSRNFNYLKKYILSEPSYERIVFDEYNNLYYRIVKLPINKLENADGSFKTTEDIDYSIIVLDENLDILDEILVDSKKYYVPGLIPTKNGILLPSIGKEGKHIFSGDIFKVTIK; this comes from the coding sequence ATGAAATTTTTTAACCTCATATTTATTTTACTCATATTAAACTATGGTTGTTATAAAAAGCAAGATAATATTATACTTGATAAAATTGGCGATGTTGAATTAGAAATATCCAACAAGGAAACTTTAACTTTTATACAAAATCTCGTTGTTGATGGAGAAAATTATATAACAACTTTAGATACATCAATAAATACTATAAATTTTTATAATATTCACACAAACAAAAAGAAATCAAGCATTAATCTAAATAGTATTTATAATGTAATTATCCCAGGTAATAATGACATTTTAGCAGTCAATTTGGATTCGCTAATTGTGATAAGCACTCTTCTAAATAAAATAACTTTAGTTGACAAATTTGGAAATAAAGTAAACGAATGGAATATTGATAATTCTCCGGATTATTCAATTCTTTCAATTGCTCCTGGAAGTAGAGGTATTTTTAAAGACAACAAAATCATTTTACCAACTTATAGAAGAGGTATTCTCATAGATGATTATCTATCCTTAAATAAATATTATGAATCAACTACTAATGTAATATTGAATCTGCGTTCTAGTAGTTCTAAAGAATTGAAATTCTTTGGACATTTTCCAAAAGCATACACGAAAGAGTCTAAAAACTTTTATAATTTTTTCCCATCATTTTCCATTGATAACGAAAACAATATTATCCTATCATTTAATAAAGATCATCATGTAATAATATACAATAAAGAGGGAACACTTATTAAAGAGAAAATGATTAAAAGCAAGTATATAAATGAGTTCAACGATATAAAGCTTAATGACTCAAGAAATTTCAATTATTTAAAAAAATATATTTTGTCTGAACCATCCTATGAGAGAATAGTTTTTGATGAATATAATAATCTGTACTATAGAATAGTTAAACTTCCAATAAATAAACTAGAAAATGCAGATGGGAGCTTCAAAACCACTGAAGACATCGATTATTCTATTATTGTCCTCGATGAAAACCTAGATATATTAGATGAAATTTTAGTTGATTCCAAAAAATATTATGTGCCTGGTTTAATCCCAACTAAAAATGGAATTCTACTTCCATCAATTGGTAAAGAGGGAAAACATATATTTTCTGGTGATATTTTTAAGGTAACAATAAAATGA
- the amrA gene encoding AmmeMemoRadiSam system protein A — protein sequence MKISSEEKNILLSAARQSIGSLFDGKKPEEPDYNKYPLLKEKRGAFVTLTADGKLRGCIGYIVGREPLFQTISSAAIHAAVNDPRFSAVKKSELEKIKIEISILSEFTPIKNYDEIIIGTHGLYLDEGSGGLLLPQVAVEHKMNRDEFLSALCNKAGYYRDFWKERMLKIKVFSAEIFSEEETEVKGDTI from the coding sequence ATGAAAATATCATCAGAAGAAAAAAATATCCTTCTTTCTGCAGCCCGTCAATCGATAGGTTCTTTGTTTGATGGCAAAAAGCCAGAAGAACCGGACTATAATAAATATCCTTTATTGAAAGAAAAACGCGGTGCTTTCGTAACTCTGACTGCCGATGGAAAGCTGCGCGGTTGTATTGGATATATAGTAGGAAGAGAACCATTATTTCAAACCATCAGCTCCGCGGCTATCCATGCTGCTGTAAACGATCCAAGATTTTCTGCTGTAAAAAAATCTGAACTTGAAAAAATCAAAATTGAAATTTCAATCTTATCTGAGTTTACTCCAATAAAAAATTACGATGAAATAATTATCGGAACACATGGTTTATATCTTGATGAAGGGAGCGGGGGTTTATTACTTCCTCAAGTTGCAGTTGAACATAAAATGAACCGCGATGAATTTCTTTCAGCACTCTGTAACAAGGCAGGTTATTACAGAGATTTCTGGAAAGAAAGAATGCTAAAGATTAAGGTTTTTTCCGCTGAGATATTTTCTGAAGAAGAAACAGAAGTAAAAGGAGATACAATATGA
- a CDS encoding YIP1 family protein produces the protein METEDTLQPQEPKQEIEELSHTDKIVGVISEPSNLFSKLVFFPTKATDWILPLLALIIVAIISTFIYMSNPEIKYEMQQQQEKAMREQFDKMVESGQMTREQADQQMEQSAQFVNNPMFLYLIPSISVFIIMFLWFFVLTTLAFLIAKFALKGDGTYSQAMTAMGLPLYISVLGSIILVIVGMLMGKMLTGLNPASLTGMDLKTLPGFLLSRLDLFTIWFYIVVGIAFAKMFKSDNVKKYVITSFAVWLIFMFIIFGLVQAVPQLGGMLR, from the coding sequence ATGGAAACTGAAGATACCTTACAACCACAAGAACCAAAACAAGAAATTGAGGAGTTATCACACACAGATAAAATTGTTGGTGTTATTTCTGAGCCATCCAATCTTTTTTCTAAACTTGTTTTCTTTCCAACTAAAGCGACTGATTGGATATTGCCGCTGCTAGCTTTAATTATTGTTGCAATCATTTCAACTTTTATTTATATGTCTAATCCGGAAATTAAATATGAGATGCAGCAGCAGCAAGAAAAAGCAATGCGTGAACAGTTTGATAAAATGGTTGAAAGCGGACAAATGACAAGAGAACAAGCTGATCAACAAATGGAACAATCTGCACAGTTTGTTAATAATCCAATGTTTTTATATCTGATTCCGTCCATTAGTGTCTTTATTATAATGTTTTTGTGGTTTTTTGTCCTTACTACTTTAGCTTTTTTAATAGCTAAATTTGCACTCAAGGGAGATGGAACATACAGTCAGGCTATGACTGCAATGGGTTTGCCGCTTTATATTTCTGTACTTGGAAGCATAATTCTGGTAATTGTAGGAATGCTGATGGGTAAAATGTTAACTGGTTTAAATCCAGCTTCATTAACAGGTATGGATTTGAAGACACTTCCGGGATTCTTACTTAGCAGATTAGATCTGTTTACAATCTGGTTTTATATCGTAGTTGGAATTGCATTTGCAAAGATGTTTAAATCGGATAATGTGAAAAAATACGTTATAACTTCATTTGCTGTATGGCTGATTTTTATGTTTATCATTTTTGGTTTAGTTCAGGCTGTACCTCAGCTTGGCGGAATGTTAAGATAA
- a CDS encoding tryptophanase, with amino-acid sequence MKPKTIIEPFKIKSVEPIRFTTREEREKLLKDAGYNPFLLPADDVLIDLLTDSGTSAMSAKQWAGIMEGDESYAGSKSFYRFEAVIKSITNMKYIIPTHQGRASEKILFTILGGAGKFIPNNTHFDTTRANVEFSGAEAVDLLNEVGKHPEIRADFKGNMDIEKLEAFIKEKGVENIPLCMITVTNNSGGGQPVSMQNIKDVKAVCNKYGIPLFLDACRFAENAYFIKMREKGYENKTPLEIAQEMFSYADGCTMSAKKDALVNIGGFLALNDEQLAMNCRNLLIVTEGFPTYGGLAGRDLEAVAQGLLEILDEHYLQYRIRSVEYLGEKLVSAGVPIIEPPGGHAIYVDAKRFLPNIPPDQYPGQSIVCELYLEGGVRAVEIGSVMFGKYDKNGKLIPGIMELVRMAIPRRVYTQSHIDYLIEIIIEVYKNRDKLKGYRITYEAPMLRHFTARFEPIK; translated from the coding sequence ATGAAACCTAAAACCATTATCGAACCTTTCAAAATAAAATCAGTTGAACCGATTAGATTTACCACAAGAGAAGAAAGAGAAAAACTTCTCAAAGATGCAGGCTACAATCCATTTCTGCTTCCAGCGGATGATGTGTTAATTGATTTGCTAACAGATAGTGGAACTTCTGCGATGAGTGCAAAACAGTGGGCTGGAATTATGGAAGGTGATGAATCTTATGCAGGTTCAAAAAGTTTTTACCGCTTTGAAGCAGTGATAAAAAGTATAACAAATATGAAGTATATTATTCCAACTCACCAGGGAAGAGCCTCTGAAAAAATATTATTTACTATTCTTGGCGGTGCAGGAAAGTTTATTCCAAACAATACACACTTTGATACAACACGTGCAAATGTTGAGTTCAGCGGAGCTGAAGCTGTTGATCTTTTAAACGAAGTTGGAAAACATCCTGAGATTCGTGCGGATTTTAAGGGAAATATGGATATCGAAAAGCTTGAAGCTTTCATCAAAGAAAAAGGAGTGGAAAACATTCCACTCTGTATGATAACAGTTACAAATAACTCCGGCGGCGGTCAGCCTGTATCAATGCAGAATATTAAAGATGTAAAAGCAGTTTGTAATAAATATGGAATCCCGCTTTTTCTTGATGCCTGCCGTTTTGCTGAAAATGCTTACTTTATTAAGATGAGAGAAAAAGGATACGAGAATAAAACTCCGCTAGAAATTGCTCAGGAAATGTTTTCTTATGCTGATGGATGCACAATGAGTGCAAAGAAAGATGCACTAGTAAACATTGGCGGATTTTTAGCTTTGAATGATGAACAACTTGCGATGAATTGCAGAAATCTTTTAATCGTTACTGAGGGATTTCCAACTTATGGCGGACTTGCCGGGCGCGATCTTGAAGCTGTTGCTCAAGGGTTACTTGAAATTCTTGATGAACATTATTTGCAATATAGAATTAGAAGTGTTGAGTATCTTGGAGAAAAATTAGTTTCTGCCGGCGTTCCGATTATTGAGCCGCCAGGAGGACACGCGATTTATGTAGATGCAAAAAGATTTTTACCAAACATTCCGCCCGATCAGTATCCGGGACAATCAATTGTATGCGAGCTTTATCTTGAAGGCGGCGTTCGAGCTGTTGAGATTGGAAGTGTAATGTTTGGTAAATATGATAAAAATGGAAAACTGATCCCTGGTATTATGGAACTTGTGCGAATGGCAATTCCAAGAAGAGTTTATACTCAAAGCCACATTGACTATTTAATTGAAATTATAATTGAAGTATATAAAAATCGTGATAAGCTAAAAGGCTATAGAATAACTTATGAAGCACCGATGCTGAGACATTTTACTGCACGATTTGAACCGATAAAGTAA
- a CDS encoding helix-turn-helix transcriptional regulator has translation MKNVLHILRAEKRYSQDDLAKLVDVSRQTINAIEREKYDPSLPLALKIAKVFNKKVEDIFFLEEK, from the coding sequence ATGAAAAATGTACTTCACATATTGCGTGCAGAAAAAAGATACTCGCAGGATGATCTGGCTAAACTTGTTGATGTATCCAGACAAACTATTAATGCAATAGAAAGAGAAAAGTATGATCCAAGTTTGCCCTTAGCTTTAAAGATTGCAAAAGTATTTAATAAAAAAGTTGAAGATATATTTTTTTTAGAGGAGAAATAA
- a CDS encoding DUF47 family protein, producing MFKNFLPKEEKYFDNFRTMIFHIEDMARYAVKIFEFEDVQTHILKMKPLEELCDEITYKITNRLNKTFITPFDREDIFALTKRLDDISDMLLGATIRVETFHINKKIDYADKLAAIIHSQVKELDAAIQDLKVKRVNEMKTVKSLEREADRVYQQAIKELFEKEKDAIELIKKKEIIDLLEDTSDKCQSTANVITSIFIKNT from the coding sequence ATGTTTAAAAATTTTTTACCTAAAGAAGAAAAGTACTTTGATAACTTCCGAACAATGATTTTCCATATTGAAGATATGGCAAGATATGCGGTTAAGATATTTGAATTTGAAGATGTTCAAACTCATATTTTAAAAATGAAACCGCTGGAAGAATTATGCGACGAGATTACCTATAAAATTACAAACCGGTTAAACAAAACTTTTATTACTCCATTTGACAGAGAAGATATCTTTGCACTGACAAAAAGACTTGATGATATCAGTGATATGCTGCTTGGCGCCACTATTAGGGTTGAAACTTTTCACATTAATAAAAAAATTGATTATGCTGATAAATTGGCTGCCATAATTCACAGCCAGGTAAAAGAACTTGATGCTGCTATTCAGGATTTAAAAGTAAAAAGAGTTAATGAAATGAAAACCGTAAAGTCTCTTGAAAGAGAAGCTGACCGGGTTTATCAGCAGGCAATTAAGGAATTGTTTGAAAAAGAAAAAGATGCTATCGAATTAATAAAGAAAAAGGAGATAATCGATTTGCTTGAAGATACTTCTGATAAATGCCAATCCACTGCAAATGTAATCACATCAATTTTTATAAAGAACACATAA
- a CDS encoding glycine--tRNA ligase encodes MSDKKLKPAEAVANIVSLAKRRGFVFQSSEIYGGLNGCWDYGPLGVELLKNIKEEWWKFMTYRDDVEGLDASILMHPKVWEASGHVENFTDPMIDCKQCKSRFRLDVLGDSINEKKKEKALAELKNDFKENANVLSKIEDIINKPGDEDPFNVLLEDEQVGKTLLSKINCPQCGNANTFTDARKFNLMFKTFIGPVEDSGSVVYLRPETAQGIFVNFLNVQSSARQKLPFGIAQIGKAFRNEINTKNFLFRTREFEQMEMQYFVNPSEDKKWYEYWKSARLEWYKSLGMTSNKLRYHDHPANKLAHYAKDATDIEYEFPFGWGEIEGIHNRTNFDLTQHEKFSGKSLKYFDDESKEKFVPFIIETSAGASRSFMAFLVDAYYEEEVNGEMRSVLRFHPKLAPIKAAIFPLVNKDGMPEVAREIEKDLRRNFKVFYDDKGAVGRRYRRQDEAGTPFCITVDTQTMEDKTVTVRDRDTMVQERVAIDQLTRYLSDKLLG; translated from the coding sequence GTGAGCGATAAAAAATTGAAACCTGCTGAGGCAGTTGCAAATATTGTTTCCCTTGCAAAAAGAAGGGGATTCGTTTTTCAATCAAGTGAAATTTACGGAGGATTAAACGGCTGTTGGGACTATGGACCACTTGGGGTTGAACTGCTTAAAAATATTAAAGAAGAATGGTGGAAGTTTATGACTTACCGCGATGATGTTGAAGGACTTGATGCATCAATTCTTATGCATCCCAAAGTTTGGGAAGCCTCAGGACACGTTGAAAATTTTACCGATCCAATGATTGACTGTAAACAATGTAAGTCCCGGTTTCGTCTTGATGTGCTGGGTGATTCTATTAACGAAAAGAAAAAAGAAAAAGCTTTGGCTGAATTAAAAAATGATTTTAAAGAAAATGCTAATGTGCTAAGTAAGATTGAAGACATTATTAATAAGCCCGGAGATGAAGACCCGTTTAATGTTTTGTTAGAAGATGAACAAGTTGGTAAAACGCTACTTTCTAAAATAAACTGTCCGCAATGCGGCAACGCAAATACTTTTACTGATGCACGCAAATTCAATCTTATGTTTAAAACATTTATTGGTCCTGTTGAAGACAGCGGAAGTGTTGTTTATTTAAGACCTGAAACTGCACAAGGTATCTTTGTTAATTTTTTAAATGTTCAAAGTTCTGCTAGACAAAAACTGCCGTTTGGTATTGCACAGATTGGTAAAGCTTTCCGTAATGAAATTAATACAAAGAATTTTCTTTTCCGTACAAGAGAATTTGAGCAAATGGAGATGCAATATTTTGTAAATCCAAGCGAAGATAAAAAGTGGTATGAATACTGGAAATCTGCAAGGCTTGAGTGGTACAAGTCATTGGGTATGACTTCAAACAAGCTTCGTTACCACGATCATCCGGCAAATAAACTTGCTCATTATGCAAAAGATGCAACTGATATTGAATATGAATTTCCTTTCGGCTGGGGCGAGATTGAAGGAATACATAACAGAACTAATTTTGATTTGACCCAACACGAAAAGTTTTCAGGTAAATCGTTAAAATATTTTGATGATGAAAGCAAAGAAAAATTTGTTCCTTTTATAATCGAAACTTCTGCCGGCGCAAGCAGAAGTTTTATGGCATTTTTAGTTGATGCTTATTATGAAGAAGAAGTTAATGGAGAAATGAGATCTGTACTCAGATTTCATCCTAAACTAGCACCAATAAAAGCTGCAATTTTTCCATTAGTTAATAAAGATGGAATGCCTGAAGTTGCGCGCGAAATAGAAAAAGATTTAAGACGTAATTTTAAAGTTTTTTATGATGATAAAGGCGCAGTTGGAAGAAGGTACAGAAGACAGGATGAAGCCGGAACTCCGTTTTGTATAACTGTTGATACTCAAACAATGGAAGATAAAACAGTTACTGTCCGTGATAGAGATACAATGGTGCAGGAAAGAGTTGCGATTGATCAGCTAACAAGATATTTGAGTGATAAACTACTTGGTTGA
- a CDS encoding inorganic phosphate transporter codes for MEVVILIIVLALVFDFYNGMNDAANSIATIVSTRVLTPLQAVAWAASFNFIAAFIFGVHVATTIGTGIVDLNIVDNFVVLSGLVGAIILTATATHLGLPISVSHAIIGGYGGAALIKAGIGGLIISGYTKVIIFIFLAPIIGMVMALVFSIITMWIVKDMNPRKVDKHFRGLQLVSAAIYSLSHGSNDAQKTIGIITVALFTNGVLGSTFYIPIWVVILSYGFIALGTLIGGWKVIKTLGMRVTKLTPFGGFSAETSAGLTIIWATLLGVPVSTTHTITGSIIGVGSIKGFSAVRWGVARNILWAWVLTIPLSAIFAMGTYKLITFIASHF; via the coding sequence ATGGAAGTTGTAATACTGATTATTGTTCTTGCACTTGTATTTGATTTTTATAATGGGATGAATGATGCTGCAAACTCAATTGCCACAATTGTATCCACAAGAGTATTAACTCCTTTGCAAGCTGTTGCGTGGGCTGCCTCTTTTAATTTTATTGCTGCCTTTATTTTTGGAGTCCACGTTGCCACAACTATAGGAACAGGTATAGTTGACTTAAATATTGTTGATAATTTTGTTGTACTCTCAGGTTTAGTCGGTGCAATTATATTAACAGCAACTGCAACACATTTAGGTTTACCGATTAGTGTCTCTCATGCAATAATTGGAGGTTATGGCGGAGCAGCGCTTATTAAAGCCGGCATTGGCGGGTTGATAATCAGCGGATACACAAAAGTAATTATATTTATTTTTCTCGCTCCGATAATAGGAATGGTGATGGCATTGGTTTTTTCTATCATCACAATGTGGATTGTAAAGGATATGAATCCACGCAAGGTGGATAAGCATTTTAGAGGTTTACAATTAGTATCTGCAGCAATTTACAGTTTAAGCCATGGTTCCAACGATGCTCAAAAAACAATCGGGATAATAACAGTTGCATTATTTACAAACGGAGTTCTTGGCTCCACATTTTATATCCCCATATGGGTAGTGATTTTAAGTTACGGTTTTATTGCCCTTGGTACTTTAATTGGCGGATGGAAAGTTATTAAAACTTTAGGTATGAGGGTTACAAAGCTTACTCCTTTTGGCGGCTTCAGTGCTGAAACCTCAGCAGGATTAACAATAATCTGGGCAACATTATTGGGTGTACCAGTTAGTACAACACATACAATTACTGGCTCTATTATAGGTGTTGGTTCAATAAAAGGTTTTTCTGCAGTACGATGGGGAGTAGCAAGAAATATTTTATGGGCTTGGGTTTTAACAATTCCGCTTTCGGCAATCTTTGCTATGGGAACTTATAAGCTTATAACTTTTATCGCAAGTCATTTTTAA
- a CDS encoding DUF4905 domain-containing protein, with product MKIKKLYKHDNKKQIWRILPTAENKVVLEERDPVSKEVFFCCFDIESGKKVFNQWQLDEKNWCGIESIYKDIIYFHLYGKPDMPDHKSIIAFDIKTQEILWSNDSLRFSSVYDDKVYCFKQGFESSIYYSLDYLSGDIIEDLGTDISTVKQIKEKSDEEFWKQNYLFPSYFKRTDDTIEDYNKYLKDLIDSRVIKGEISFIELNDLLLYSFHEVSRNNSLNNIFCAYDRLRNKIVLEETLDKNLANLIPESFFVKDNFLFLIVDKTKLIVHKII from the coding sequence ATGAAAATAAAAAAACTTTACAAACACGATAACAAAAAGCAAATCTGGAGGATTCTTCCAACGGCTGAAAACAAAGTTGTATTGGAGGAAAGGGATCCGGTTTCTAAAGAAGTTTTCTTTTGTTGTTTTGATATTGAATCAGGAAAAAAAGTATTTAACCAATGGCAGCTTGATGAAAAGAACTGGTGCGGTATTGAATCTATATACAAAGATATCATTTACTTTCATCTTTATGGCAAACCTGATATGCCAGATCACAAAAGCATAATTGCATTTGATATAAAAACTCAGGAGATATTATGGAGTAATGATTCTTTGAGATTTTCTTCTGTTTATGATGATAAGGTTTATTGTTTTAAGCAGGGATTTGAATCAAGTATTTACTACTCCCTTGATTATTTATCAGGTGATATTATTGAGGATTTAGGAACTGATATTTCAACAGTAAAGCAGATTAAAGAGAAATCTGATGAAGAATTTTGGAAACAGAATTATTTATTCCCATCATACTTTAAGCGTACTGATGATACAATTGAAGATTACAATAAATATTTAAAAGATTTAATTGATAGCAGGGTAATCAAGGGAGAAATAAGTTTCATCGAACTGAATGATTTACTCTTATACAGTTTTCACGAGGTAAGTAGGAATAATTCATTAAATAATATTTTTTGTGCTTACGATAGGTTAAGAAATAAAATTGTTCTGGAAGAAACTTTGGATAAAAATTTGGCTAATTTAATACCGGAATCTTTTTTTGTTAAAGATAATTTTCTTTTTTTGATTGTTGATAAGACAAAGTTGATTGTTCATAAAATTATTTAA
- the amrB gene encoding AmmeMemoRadiSam system protein B produces the protein MKIRHQQVAGYFYSADKEKLQKDIALLLQSAKTEKSFDKIFGIVAPHAGYVYSGKTAAYVYNLLRDKTYKTVIVISPSHAEYFPGITIYDGDAYQTPLGIVELDQLMSNKLIENSKIIFRGIQGHRKEHALEVQIPFLQSVLNEFKIVPIVMGDQSKMFVDHLAEKIASAADENTLVVASSDMSHFYDSDEANVLDSVVEKRINEFDFEQLLKDLDDKECEACGGGPIAVMMKAASLKNINKSLVIDRSDSGDVTGDKSEVVGYLSAVVYS, from the coding sequence ATGAAAATCAGGCATCAGCAGGTAGCAGGATATTTTTATTCAGCAGATAAAGAAAAGTTGCAGAAGGATATAGCTTTATTACTTCAATCTGCTAAAACTGAAAAATCTTTTGATAAAATTTTTGGAATAGTTGCTCCTCATGCCGGTTATGTTTATTCAGGTAAAACCGCAGCTTATGTTTATAATTTATTAAGAGATAAAACATATAAAACAGTGATCGTGATATCACCGAGCCACGCAGAATATTTTCCCGGCATCACAATATATGATGGAGATGCTTATCAAACCCCTTTAGGTATTGTAGAGCTTGATCAGTTGATGAGTAACAAACTTATTGAAAACAGTAAAATAATCTTCAGAGGAATTCAGGGACATAGAAAAGAACACGCGTTGGAAGTTCAGATACCTTTTCTTCAATCAGTATTAAATGAATTCAAAATCGTTCCAATAGTTATGGGTGATCAAAGTAAAATGTTTGTTGATCATCTTGCAGAAAAAATTGCCTCTGCTGCTGATGAAAATACTCTTGTGGTAGCTAGCTCGGATATGTCTCATTTTTATGATTCAGATGAAGCAAATGTTTTAGATTCAGTTGTGGAAAAAAGAATCAACGAATTTGATTTTGAGCAGCTGCTGAAGGATCTAGATGACAAAGAATGTGAAGCCTGTGGGGGCGGTCCTATTGCAGTTATGATGAAAGCAGCATCATTAAAAAATATAAACAAATCCCTGGTAATTGACAGAAGTGATAGCGGAGATGTTACCGGAGATAAATCAGAAGTAGTTGGATATTTATCTGCTGTGGTTTACAGTTAA
- a CDS encoding type II toxin-antitoxin system Phd/YefM family antitoxin — protein MRLSESVKSISYLKANAANLIDEINKQQKTFVITQNGEAKVIVQDIKIFEKNQETLAMLKLLAMTREKSKNAKGIKETFAEIRAELNTDL, from the coding sequence ATGCGACTCAGTGAATCAGTAAAATCAATCAGTTACTTAAAAGCAAATGCGGCAAACTTAATTGATGAAATTAATAAACAGCAAAAAACTTTTGTAATTACCCAAAATGGAGAGGCTAAAGTAATTGTGCAGGATATAAAAATTTTTGAAAAAAATCAGGAAACTTTAGCTATGTTGAAATTACTGGCTATGACAAGAGAAAAAAGTAAAAATGCTAAAGGGATTAAAGAAACATTTGCTGAAATTCGTGCTGAATTAAATACTGATTTATGA